In Prunus dulcis chromosome 1, ALMONDv2, whole genome shotgun sequence, the following are encoded in one genomic region:
- the LOC117615073 gene encoding dirigent protein 16-like, protein MFKHTFSSVFIIMLIANMHNAIVLVSAVDPAPVGNKPVLEIYMHDILGGSSPTARPITGLLGNIYSSQVPFAKPIGFLPPNGAVAIPNANGAIPTVNGANGLPLGTGLSGTAFAGNPNAQQNGNPATQLAPDGLGLGFGTITVIDDILTSSPDLGSQTIGKAQGVYVASSADGTRQLMAFTAMMEGGEYNDNLNFYGVYKIGSTKSQLSVTGGTGKFKNANGIAELQPLIPPGQHATDGAETLLRITVHLKY, encoded by the coding sequence ATGTTCAAGCATACATTTTCATCTGTTTTCATCATAATGCTGATTGCAAATATGCACAATGCAATTGTACTTGTGTCTGCAGTTGATCCTGCACCAGTTGGCAATAAACCGGTTCTTGAAATATACATGCATGACATTCTTGGAGGCAGTAGCCCTACGGCTAGGCCAATCACTGGCTTGCTAGGCAACATCTACAGCAGCCAAGTGCCCTTTGCGAAGCCGATAGGGTTCCTTCCTCCAAATGGTGCGGTGGCTATCCCTAATGCCAATGGTGCCATTCCAACTGTAAATGGTGCCAATGGTCTCCCACTAGGAACCGGCTTATCTGGTACAGCTTTTGCAGGAAATCCTAATGCTCAACAGAATGGCAATCCTGCTACCCAACTAGCACCGGATGGGTTGGGACTAGGCTTTGGGACAATCACTGTCATTGATGACATACTGACCTCTAGTCCCGACTTGGGTTCGCAAACGATTGGAAAAGCTCAAGGAGTTTATGTGGCAAGCTCTGCAGATGGAACAAGACAGCTGATGGCATTTACGGCTATGATGGAAGGAGGGGAGTATAATGACAACCTCAACTTCTACGGAGTGTACAAGATTGGGAGTACCAAGTCACAGTTGTCAGTGACTGGAGGGACgggcaagtttaagaatgccAATGGGATTGCAGAGCTGCAACCACTTATTCCTCCAGGTCAACATGCAACAGATGGTGCAGAAACATTGCTGAGGATTACTGTCCACTTAAAGTACTGA
- the LOC117615937 gene encoding dirigent protein 16-like has translation MLKQSPVCSIFFTVLIASVHVLLVKAADPVKASGHEPILEMYMHDILGGSSPTARPITGLLGNIYGGQVPFARPIGFLPPQGGVAIPNANGALPTVNGLNGIPLGTGLAGTTFSGKLSGQAQTQLGPDGLGLGFGTLTVIDDILTTAPELGSQTIGKAQGVYVASSADGSSQMMAFTAMIEGGEYGDTLNFYGIFKIGSPMSHLSVTGGTGKFKSASGFAEVRSLIPPGQHVTDGAETLLRIIVHLSY, from the coding sequence ATGTTGAAGCAATCACCAGTTTGTTCCATTTTCTTCACTGTGCTAATTGCCTCAGTGCATGTACTGCTGGTCAAGGCAGCAGACCCAGTCAAAGCCAGTGGGCATGAGCCAATTCTTGAGATGTACATGCATGACATTCTTGGAGGCAGCAGCCCGACAGCTAGGCCAATCACTGGCCTACTTGGCAACATATACGGAGGGCAAGTGCCCTTTGCAAGGCCAATAGGGTTCCTTCCCCCACAAGGTGGGGTGGCCATCCCCAATGCCAATGGTGCCCTCCCAACTGTCAATGGCCTCAATGGCATTCCACTTGGCACTGGCTTAGCTGGCACAACATTTTCAGGAAAACTAAGTGGCCAGGCCCAAACCCAGTTGGGCCCTGATGGGCTGGGCCTGGGCTTTGGAACCCTCACAGTCATTGATGATATCTTGACCACAGCACCTGAGTTGGGCTCACAGACAATTGGGAAGGCTCAAGGAGTTTATGTGGCAAGTTCAGCTGATGGGTCCTCACAGATGATGGCTTTCACAGCTATGATTGAAGGTGGTGAATATGGTGACACCTTAAACTTCTATGGCATATTCAAAATTGGAAGCCCAATGTCACATTTGTCAGTGACAGGAGGCACTGGAAAATTCAAGTCTGCAAGCGGGTTTGCTGAGGTTAGGTCACTTATACCTCCTGGTCAACATGTCACTGATGGTGCTGAGACATTGCTGAGGATCATTGTGCATCTAAGCTACTGA
- the LOC117614196 gene encoding hydroxyethylthiazole kinase produces MEIKSNYKEEAPEAIMWSQKAWALLSTVRSQSPLIQCITNFVSMDLMANTLLSAGASPAMLHTLEELPDFTPQIHALCVNVGTLSAGWLPAMKLAAELAHKSGKPWVLDPVAAGASSFRLKACLELVELKPTVIRGNGSEIIALAKGSVEPTKGVDSSHESTDAVESAKSLAQASGAIVAVSGAVDIVTDGKRVVGAHNGVAMMTKITATGCSVTALIAAFISVDQSHVLEATASALSVFGIAGEMGMKMANGPASLRMHLIDSLYGIDEACVFSHAKITSLS; encoded by the exons ATGGAAATCAAGTCCAACTACAAGGAAGAAGCACCAGAGGCAATCATGTGGTCCCAGAAAGCATGGGCCCTACTATCCACAGTTCGATCCCAATCACCGCTCATCCAATGCATCACAAACTTCGTGTCAATGGATCTGATGGCCAACACTCTCTTGTCCGCGGGTGCATCACCCGCCATGCTCCACACCTTAGAAGAGCTCCCGGACTTCACGCCTCAGATCCACGCGCTCTGCGTCAACGTGGGCACACTTTCCGCCGGCTGGCTACCGGCCATGAAGCTTGCCGCTGAACTGGCACATAAGTCCGGTAAGCCTTGGGTTCTCGACCCAGTTGCCGCCGGTGCCTCCAGTTTCCGGTTAAAGGCTTGCTTGGAGCTTGTGGAGCTTAAGCCTACTGTTATCAGGGGGAATGGGTCCGAGATTATCGCCCTCGCCAAGGGTTCTGTGGAACCCACCAAG gGTGTAGACAGTTCCCATGAGTCAACAGATGCAGTAGAGTCAGCAAAGTCCCTGGCTCAAGCCAGTGGTGCCATAGTGGCAGTTTCTGGAGCTGTTGATATTGTTACCGATGGGAAGAGAGTTGTTGGTGCTCACAATGGGGTTGCCATGATGACAAAGATAACAGCAACAGGGTGTTCAGTCACTGCCCTCATTGCTGCCTTTATTTCGGTTGATCAATCACATGTATTGGAAGCTACAGCTTCGGCGTTATCGGTATTTGGGATTGCTGGTGAGATGGGAATGAAAATGGCAAATGGTCCAGCGTCATTGCGGATGCATTTGATAGATTCACTCTACGGGATCGATGAAGCGTGTGTGTTTTCTCATGCTAAAATCACCAGCTTGTCGTGA